In one Streptomyces marincola genomic region, the following are encoded:
- a CDS encoding SAM-dependent methyltransferase, with protein MSEEDGTLPGIDVTRPSIARVYDYLLGGKDNYIVDRELGDVFIKKIPGARIIAYDNRRALVRAVREMSRAGVRQFIDVGSGLPTADNVHQVARRHAEDPRVVYVDNDPMALAHARALLEGDGLTTVIDADLRDPAGIRDHEATRELLDFDEPVAVVLSGILHHLNDDEDPAGVMRYWRESVAPGSFFLITHFRRAEGTEAARLEEILQSSLGRGRWRTDAELHALFDGLILLAPGIVPSARWRPEPGAENAELTSWQLLIATGLAVKP; from the coding sequence ATGAGCGAGGAGGACGGCACGTTACCCGGCATCGACGTGACCAGGCCGAGCATCGCCCGCGTCTACGACTACCTGCTCGGCGGCAAGGACAACTACATCGTCGACCGCGAGCTGGGCGACGTCTTCATCAAGAAGATCCCGGGCGCCCGGATCATCGCCTACGACAACCGGCGCGCCCTGGTCCGCGCGGTCCGGGAGATGTCGAGGGCGGGGGTGCGCCAGTTCATCGACGTCGGCAGCGGCCTGCCCACCGCCGACAACGTGCACCAGGTCGCGCGGCGCCACGCCGAGGACCCGCGCGTCGTCTACGTCGACAACGACCCGATGGCCCTCGCCCACGCCCGGGCCCTGCTCGAAGGCGACGGCCTCACCACCGTCATCGACGCCGACCTGCGCGACCCGGCCGGCATCAGGGACCACGAGGCGACCCGGGAGCTGCTCGACTTCGACGAACCCGTCGCCGTCGTCCTCTCCGGCATCCTGCACCACCTCAACGACGACGAGGACCCGGCCGGGGTCATGCGCTACTGGCGCGAGTCCGTGGCGCCCGGCAGCTTCTTCCTCATCACCCACTTCCGCCGCGCCGAGGGCACCGAGGCCGCGCGCCTTGAGGAGATCCTCCAGAGCTCGCTCGGCCGCGGCAGATGGCGCACCGACGCGGAGCTGCACGCGCTGTTCGACGGCCTCATCCTGCTCGCACCCGGCATCGTGCCCAGCGCCCGCTGGCGCCCCGAACCCGGCGCGGAGAACGCCGAGCTGACGTCCTGGCAGCTGCTGATCGCCACCGGCCTGGCCGTCAAACCCTGA
- a CDS encoding NAD(P)H-binding protein, with product MRTVIAGGHGKIARRLEKLLAGRGDQVAGLIRNPDQSAALIEAGAEPVVCDLESASAEEVARHLAGADAAVFAAGAGPGSGAARKETVDRAAAALFADAAERVGVRRFVVVSSMGADEEPPPGTDPVFAAYLRAKGAADADIRARAGLDWTILRPGALTDDPGTGLVRLAERTPRGQVTRDDVAAVLAALLDEPRTAGLTLDLVGGDTPVSTAVDAVAA from the coding sequence ATGCGTACAGTCATCGCAGGGGGACACGGAAAGATCGCCCGACGGCTGGAGAAGCTGCTCGCCGGGCGGGGGGACCAGGTGGCCGGCCTGATCAGGAACCCGGACCAGTCGGCGGCGCTGATCGAGGCGGGCGCGGAACCGGTGGTGTGCGACCTGGAGTCGGCCTCCGCCGAGGAGGTCGCCAGGCACCTCGCGGGCGCGGACGCCGCGGTCTTCGCGGCGGGCGCGGGCCCGGGCAGCGGGGCGGCGCGCAAGGAGACGGTGGACCGGGCCGCGGCGGCGCTGTTCGCCGACGCGGCGGAACGGGTGGGGGTGCGGCGGTTCGTCGTCGTCTCGTCGATGGGCGCGGACGAGGAGCCGCCGCCCGGCACGGACCCGGTGTTCGCGGCGTACCTGCGGGCCAAGGGGGCGGCGGACGCCGACATCAGGGCGCGCGCCGGCCTGGACTGGACGATCCTGCGTCCCGGCGCCCTCACCGACGACCCGGGGACCGGGCTGGTGCGGCTCGCCGAGCGGACGCCGCGCGGGCAGGTGACGCGGGACGACGTGGCGGCCGTGCTGGCCGCGCTGCTCGACGAGCCGCGCACGGCGGGTCTCACGCTCGACCTGGTCGGGGGCGACACGCCGGTCTCCACGGCCGTGGACGCCGTGGCGGCCTGA
- a CDS encoding sialidase family protein: MAETPPPHHAHPAPRPRLSRRALAAAGCALLLPLPALPHAAAAPGAQSAHAERAAGQAGASFEESAAFEEQVLFRADLEEGYACFRIPAVVSTADGTLLAFAEGRRDNCDDAGDIDLVLKRSFDNGRTWGPLQLIAEGGGDTHGNPAPVVDTETGRILLATTRNPGQGSGNCPIPCQRTPYLQHSDDDGATWSQPRDVSEALRPDDWNSWYATGPLHGIQLTEGPHRGRLVVSVNAESYANGRVTHNHGALAHSDDGGDTWRLGAVDTWPIAADGTFRQKPSEMAIAELDGGTIYVNSREQDGTDLGHRNWAVSHDGGDTFAEPFRTQPDLYTPQVQGSLLRLPNDRLLLAAPSDPDRRRSMMVRSSWDGGVTFDSADRGALVTTDWAGYSDMVLMPDGSGTVGLMYEAGPVDARDEIRFARFTEDWLGPRAEAGARTPDLAPGAEPAAVTGDVAATAGRFRGAAAFGTGESEQVGRGDGVRLPFRERLPLGDGDFTVSLWFRYEADGGDHPFVWLGGLGGRSPQVWVRGEPGSGRVRALMTAVEGGSAPRSAEVATRSAFNDGRWHHLALTRGGGRLALSVDGGEAVSVPHVPGSVSRNSTFGVHLGQRPDDRQRMAGALDEVVVYDRALSARELTALRTRNAQPQGRPAVARLPLDETGTGGA; this comes from the coding sequence ATGGCAGAAACGCCACCCCCGCACCACGCCCACCCCGCGCCGCGCCCCCGCCTGAGCCGCCGCGCGCTGGCCGCCGCCGGCTGCGCGCTGCTGCTGCCTCTGCCCGCCCTGCCGCACGCCGCCGCCGCGCCCGGCGCGCAGAGCGCGCACGCGGAGCGCGCGGCGGGGCAGGCCGGCGCCTCGTTCGAGGAGTCCGCCGCGTTCGAGGAACAGGTCCTGTTCCGGGCCGACCTGGAGGAGGGCTACGCCTGCTTCCGCATCCCCGCCGTCGTGAGCACCGCGGACGGCACGCTGCTCGCGTTCGCCGAGGGCCGCAGGGACAACTGCGACGACGCGGGCGACATCGACCTGGTGCTCAAGCGCTCCTTCGACAACGGCCGCACCTGGGGGCCGCTCCAGCTGATCGCCGAGGGCGGCGGCGACACGCACGGCAACCCGGCGCCCGTGGTGGACACCGAGACCGGGCGGATTCTGCTGGCCACCACGCGCAACCCGGGGCAGGGCAGCGGCAACTGCCCGATCCCCTGCCAGCGCACCCCGTACCTCCAGCACAGCGACGACGACGGCGCCACCTGGTCGCAGCCGCGGGACGTCAGCGAGGCGCTGCGCCCCGACGACTGGAACTCCTGGTACGCGACGGGGCCGCTGCACGGCATCCAGCTCACCGAGGGCCCGCACCGCGGCCGGCTCGTGGTCTCCGTGAACGCCGAGAGCTACGCGAACGGGCGCGTCACCCACAACCACGGCGCCCTCGCCCACAGCGACGACGGCGGCGACACGTGGCGGCTCGGCGCCGTCGACACCTGGCCGATCGCGGCGGACGGCACGTTCCGCCAGAAGCCGTCGGAGATGGCCATCGCCGAACTCGACGGCGGCACCATCTACGTCAACAGCCGCGAGCAGGACGGCACCGACCTCGGCCACCGCAACTGGGCGGTCAGCCACGACGGCGGGGACACCTTCGCCGAGCCGTTCCGCACCCAGCCCGACCTGTACACGCCGCAGGTGCAGGGCTCGCTGCTCAGGCTGCCGAACGACCGGCTGCTGCTCGCCGCGCCGTCCGACCCCGACCGGCGGCGGTCGATGATGGTCCGCTCCTCCTGGGACGGGGGCGTCACGTTCGACAGCGCCGACCGCGGCGCGCTGGTGACCACCGACTGGGCCGGCTACTCGGACATGGTGCTGATGCCGGACGGTTCCGGGACGGTGGGCCTGATGTACGAGGCGGGGCCCGTGGACGCGCGGGACGAGATCCGCTTCGCGCGCTTCACCGAGGACTGGCTCGGGCCGCGCGCCGAGGCGGGCGCGCGCACGCCGGATCTCGCGCCGGGCGCGGAGCCGGCCGCGGTGACCGGCGATGTGGCCGCGACGGCCGGGCGGTTCAGGGGCGCGGCGGCGTTCGGCACCGGCGAGTCGGAGCAGGTGGGCCGCGGGGACGGGGTGCGGCTGCCGTTCCGGGAGCGACTGCCGCTGGGCGACGGCGACTTCACGGTGAGCCTGTGGTTCAGGTACGAGGCGGACGGCGGGGACCACCCGTTCGTGTGGCTGGGCGGGCTCGGCGGCCGGTCGCCGCAGGTGTGGGTGCGCGGCGAGCCGGGAAGCGGGCGCGTGCGGGCGCTGATGACGGCGGTCGAGGGCGGTTCCGCGCCGCGCAGCGCCGAGGTGGCGACGCGGAGCGCGTTCAACGACGGGCGGTGGCACCACCTGGCCCTCACGCGCGGCGGCGGCCGGCTCGCGCTGTCGGTCGACGGCGGCGAGGCGGTCTCGGTGCCGCACGTGCCCGGCAGCGTCAGCAGGAACTCGACGTTCGGCGTCCACCTCGGGCAGCGTCCCGACGACCGGCAGCGGATGGCCGGGGCGCTCGACGAGGTGGTGGTGTACGACCGCGCGCTGAGCGCGCGGGAGCTGACCGCGCTGCGCACGCGGAACGCGCAGCCGCAGGGCCGGCCGGCCGTGGCCCGGCTGCCGCTGGACGAGACCGGCACGGGCGGCGCGTGA
- a CDS encoding amidohydrolase family protein gives MPAMPPMPERLVLSGARLADGRTVDVRLGGGRIEAVGPHGGLPAPAEAGGAPCDRIDLSGYLLLPAPAEPHAHHATALTALTALTAPQGAGAADRAEGPEDPQGSGALRRRITEAALIQLGHGATAQRTHVPVDGARGLAALDAALATARALRGLADLTVVAVPGVLTGRAGADNRALLREAAALGGRVALGGRPDLDPDPAGHVDAVLGLAGAFGRAVDVHTDGADPAVLERLAGAAAGAGRRAVAVGPCAGLARLPAPLAARAADRLAAAGVAVVCLPQGPCAMAGRPAGAAPAGAAVAPVPLLAAAGVRVAAGGGALRDAVRPVGRGDPLEAAFLLAAAGARDAAGAYAAVSAGARAALGLPEVRVEAGFPAELLALRGDSVAGALSQAYSRLVVHGGRVAARTSAVREFGGAPADGLGLPRQATG, from the coding sequence ATGCCTGCGATGCCCCCGATGCCCGAGCGCCTCGTGCTCAGCGGAGCCCGGCTCGCCGACGGCAGGACCGTCGACGTGCGGCTCGGCGGCGGCCGGATCGAGGCCGTCGGCCCGCACGGGGGCCTGCCCGCGCCCGCGGAGGCCGGGGGCGCACCGTGCGACCGGATCGACCTGTCGGGCTACCTGCTGCTCCCCGCGCCCGCGGAACCGCACGCGCACCACGCCACCGCGCTCACCGCGCTCACGGCGCTCACCGCGCCCCAGGGGGCCGGGGCGGCGGACCGCGCCGAGGGCCCCGAGGACCCCCAGGGCTCAGGCGCCCTGCGGCGGCGCATCACGGAGGCCGCGCTGATCCAGCTCGGGCACGGGGCGACCGCGCAGCGCACGCACGTGCCCGTCGACGGCGCGCGCGGCCTCGCGGCCCTCGACGCGGCACTCGCCACCGCCCGCGCGCTGCGCGGCCTCGCCGACCTCACCGTCGTGGCCGTGCCCGGCGTGCTGACGGGCCGCGCGGGCGCGGACAACCGGGCGCTGCTGCGCGAGGCCGCCGCGCTCGGCGGGCGCGTCGCGCTGGGCGGGCGCCCGGACCTCGACCCGGACCCGGCGGGCCACGTCGACGCGGTGCTCGGCCTGGCGGGTGCGTTCGGCCGCGCGGTCGACGTGCACACCGACGGCGCGGACCCGGCGGTACTCGAACGGCTCGCGGGCGCGGCGGCCGGTGCGGGCCGCCGCGCGGTGGCCGTCGGCCCGTGCGCGGGCCTCGCACGGCTGCCCGCGCCGCTCGCGGCGCGCGCGGCCGACCGGCTGGCCGCCGCCGGGGTCGCCGTGGTGTGCCTGCCGCAGGGGCCGTGCGCGATGGCCGGGCGGCCGGCGGGCGCGGCGCCGGCCGGGGCGGCGGTGGCGCCGGTGCCGCTGCTGGCCGCCGCGGGCGTGCGGGTCGCGGCCGGGGGCGGCGCGCTGCGCGACGCGGTGCGGCCGGTGGGGCGCGGCGACCCGCTCGAAGCCGCGTTCCTGCTCGCGGCGGCCGGCGCGCGGGACGCCGCCGGGGCCTACGCGGCGGTCAGCGCCGGGGCCCGCGCGGCGCTCGGGCTGCCCGAGGTGCGCGTCGAGGCCGGCTTCCCCGCGGAACTGCTGGCGCTGCGCGGGGACTCGGTGGCCGGCGCGCTCAGCCAGGCGTACAGCCGGCTCGTGGTCCACGGGGGCCGGGTCGCGGCGCGCACCAGCGCGGTCAGGGAGTTCGGCGGTGCGCCGGCGGACGGCCTCGGCCTGCCGCGGCAGGCCACGGGCTGA
- the rpmG gene encoding 50S ribosomal protein L33, translated as MAATDVRPKITLACVECKERNYITKKNRRNDPDRLEMKKHCPRCNAHTAHRETR; from the coding sequence GTGGCTGCCACCGACGTCCGCCCGAAGATCACGCTGGCCTGCGTGGAGTGCAAGGAGCGGAACTACATCACCAAGAAGAACCGGCGCAACGACCCGGACCGCTTGGAGATGAAGAAGCACTGCCCGCGCTGCAACGCGCACACGGCCCACCGCGAGACCCGCTGA
- a CDS encoding MaoC family dehydratase N-terminal domain-containing protein, giving the protein MPLDQSFAGRSYPPTEPYEVGREKIREFAEAIGDANPAYTDPEAAARLGHPDVIAPPTFVFAITYKAAGQVIRDPALGLDYSRVVHGDQRFAYTRPVRAGDLLSVTSTIESVRSMAGNEVIDVRGEVHDEKGEHVVTAFTKLVARKQEDAPGTEGER; this is encoded by the coding sequence ATGCCACTCGACCAGTCCTTCGCCGGGCGGAGCTACCCGCCGACCGAGCCGTACGAGGTCGGGCGGGAGAAGATCCGCGAGTTCGCCGAGGCGATCGGGGACGCCAACCCCGCCTACACCGACCCGGAGGCCGCCGCGCGGCTCGGCCACCCGGACGTGATCGCGCCGCCCACGTTCGTGTTCGCGATCACCTACAAGGCGGCGGGGCAGGTCATCCGCGACCCCGCGCTCGGGCTCGACTACAGCCGGGTCGTGCACGGCGACCAGCGCTTCGCGTACACGCGCCCGGTCCGGGCCGGCGACCTGCTCTCGGTGACCTCCACCATCGAGTCGGTGCGCTCCATGGCGGGCAACGAGGTGATCGACGTGCGCGGCGAGGTGCACGACGAGAAGGGCGAGCACGTGGTGACCGCGTTCACCAAGCTGGTCGCCCGCAAGCAGGAGGACGCGCCCGGCACGGAGGGGGAGCGATGA
- a CDS encoding MaoC family dehydratase: MTARIAYADVEAGTELPAAAFPVTRATLVRYAGASGDFNPIHWNERFARDVGLPDVIAHGMFTMAEAARVLTDWTGDPAAVVEYGVRFTRPVVVPDDDTGALIEVTGKVAAKLDDEARTVRVDLTAHSAGQKVLGMARAVVRLA; the protein is encoded by the coding sequence ATGACCGCCAGGATCGCCTACGCGGACGTCGAGGCGGGCACGGAGCTGCCCGCCGCCGCCTTTCCCGTCACCCGGGCCACGCTGGTGCGCTACGCCGGTGCCTCGGGCGACTTCAACCCGATCCACTGGAACGAGCGGTTCGCCCGGGACGTCGGCCTGCCCGACGTCATCGCGCACGGCATGTTCACGATGGCCGAGGCCGCCCGCGTGCTCACCGACTGGACGGGCGACCCGGCCGCCGTCGTGGAGTACGGCGTGCGGTTCACCCGGCCCGTCGTGGTGCCCGACGACGACACCGGCGCGTTGATCGAGGTCACGGGCAAGGTGGCGGCCAAGCTCGACGACGAGGCCCGCACGGTCCGCGTCGACCTCACCGCGCACAGCGCGGGCCAGAAGGTGCTCGGCATGGCCCGCGCCGTGGTGAGGCTGGCCTGA
- a CDS encoding UDP-N-acetylmuramate dehydrogenase, protein MHVIENAPLAPLTTLRLGGPARRLVTAVTDEQVIEAVREADAAGTPLLIIGGGSNLVIADSGFPGTALRVATTGFRLDGTLLELAAGETWADAVARTVDAGLAGIECLAGIPGSAGATPIQNVGAYGQEVSSTVTEVVAYDRADRTTRTIPAAACDFGYRHSRFKADPDRFVVLRVRFRLEDAAGLSGPLRYAEVARRLGAEPGGRVPLAAARDAVLELRAGKGMVLDPEDHDTWSAGSFFTNPVLDEAAYAAFLAAVARRLGPDILPPAYPAGPGRTKTSAAWLIDRAGFTKGYGTGPARISGKHTLALTNRGDARTADLLALAREVRDGVREAFGVTLVNEPVTVGTAL, encoded by the coding sequence GTGCACGTGATCGAGAACGCCCCGCTCGCCCCGTTGACCACGCTGCGACTCGGCGGCCCCGCGCGGCGCCTGGTCACCGCGGTCACCGATGAACAGGTGATCGAGGCCGTCCGCGAGGCCGACGCCGCCGGGACCCCGCTGCTGATCATCGGCGGCGGGAGCAATCTCGTCATCGCCGACTCCGGCTTCCCCGGCACCGCGCTGCGCGTGGCGACCACGGGCTTCCGCCTCGACGGCACCCTGCTCGAACTCGCCGCGGGCGAGACCTGGGCCGACGCCGTCGCGCGGACCGTCGACGCGGGGCTCGCCGGCATCGAGTGCCTGGCCGGCATCCCCGGCTCCGCGGGCGCCACGCCGATCCAGAACGTCGGCGCCTACGGCCAGGAGGTGTCCTCCACCGTCACCGAGGTCGTCGCCTACGACCGCGCCGACCGCACCACGCGCACCATCCCGGCCGCCGCGTGCGACTTCGGCTACCGGCACAGTCGTTTCAAGGCCGACCCCGACCGGTTCGTGGTGCTGCGGGTCCGTTTCCGGCTCGAAGACGCCGCCGGGCTCTCGGGACCGCTGCGGTACGCCGAGGTCGCCCGCCGGCTCGGCGCCGAGCCCGGCGGCCGGGTCCCGCTCGCCGCCGCCCGCGACGCCGTGCTCGAACTGCGCGCGGGCAAGGGCATGGTGCTCGACCCCGAGGACCACGACACGTGGTCCGCCGGGTCCTTCTTCACCAACCCCGTGCTCGACGAGGCCGCCTACGCCGCGTTCCTCGCCGCCGTCGCCCGGCGGCTCGGCCCCGACATCCTCCCGCCCGCCTACCCGGCGGGCCCCGGCCGCACCAAGACGTCCGCGGCCTGGCTCATCGACCGGGCCGGCTTCACCAAGGGCTACGGGACGGGCCCCGCCCGCATCTCGGGCAAGCACACCCTGGCCCTCACCAACCGCGGCGACGCCCGCACCGCCGACCTGCTCGCGCTGGCCCGCGAGGTGCGCGACGGCGTGCGGGAGGCGTTCGGCGTGACCCTGGTCAACGAGCCGGTGACCGTCGGCACCGCGCTCTGA
- a CDS encoding adenosine deaminase → MDRVAPVRDLRSLPKAHLHLHFTGSMRPATLLELADRYGVRLPEALSGGEPPQLRATDERGWFRFQRLYDIARSCLRSPDDIRRLVREAAEEDIRDGSRWLEIQVDPTSYAPRLGGLTPALDIILDAVETTSRETGLGMRVVIAASRIRHPLDARTLARLAVRHRDRGIVGFGLSNDERRGFARDFDRAFAIAREGGLLAAPHGGELSGPASVRDCLDDLRAARIGHGVRAVEDPRLLERLAGSGVTCEVCPASNVALGVYDTFAQVPLRQLWEAGVPMALGADDPLLFGSRLAAQYEIAREHHGFTDAELAELARQSVRASAAPEEVREKILLDIDAWLAS, encoded by the coding sequence ATGGATCGTGTCGCCCCCGTCCGTGACCTGCGCTCACTGCCCAAGGCCCATTTGCATCTGCACTTCACCGGCTCGATGCGCCCGGCCACCCTGCTCGAACTGGCCGACCGGTACGGCGTGCGCCTCCCCGAGGCGCTGAGCGGCGGGGAGCCGCCGCAGTTGCGGGCCACGGACGAACGCGGCTGGTTCCGCTTCCAGCGGCTGTACGACATCGCACGCTCGTGCCTGCGGTCGCCCGACGACATCAGGCGCCTGGTGCGCGAGGCCGCGGAGGAGGACATCAGGGACGGCTCCCGCTGGCTGGAGATCCAGGTGGACCCGACCTCGTACGCGCCGCGGCTCGGCGGCCTCACGCCGGCGCTCGACATCATCCTCGACGCGGTGGAGACCACCTCGCGCGAGACGGGTCTTGGGATGCGGGTGGTGATCGCGGCCAGCCGCATCAGGCACCCGCTCGACGCCAGGACGCTGGCGCGGCTCGCGGTGCGCCACCGCGATCGCGGCATCGTGGGCTTCGGGCTGTCCAACGACGAACGCCGGGGCTTCGCACGTGACTTCGACCGGGCGTTCGCGATCGCCAGGGAGGGCGGGCTGCTCGCGGCGCCGCACGGCGGCGAGCTCTCCGGCCCTGCGAGCGTGCGGGACTGCCTCGACGACCTGCGGGCGGCCAGGATCGGGCACGGCGTGCGGGCCGTGGAGGACCCGCGCCTGCTGGAGCGGCTGGCCGGGTCGGGGGTGACGTGCGAGGTGTGCCCGGCGTCGAACGTGGCCCTCGGCGTGTACGACACGTTCGCCCAGGTGCCGCTGCGGCAGCTGTGGGAGGCCGGGGTGCCGATGGCGCTGGGCGCCGACGACCCGCTGCTCTTCGGCTCGCGGCTGGCCGCGCAGTACGAGATCGCGCGCGAGCACCACGGGTTCACGGACGCGGAACTCGCCGAGCTGGCGCGGCAGTCCGTGCGGGCCTCGGCGGCGCCCGAGGAGGTGCGGGAGAAGATCCTGCTCGACATCGACGCGTGGCTCGCGTCGTGA
- a CDS encoding pyridoxal phosphate-dependent aminotransferase, with product MSAASSSPVGRRVSARIGAISESATLAVDAKAKALKAAGRPVIGFGAGEPDFPTPEYIVDAAVEACRTPRFHRYTPPGGLPELKEALAAKTLRDSGYRVDPAQVLVTNGGKQAIYEAFAALLDPGDEVIVPAPYWTTYPESIRLAGGVPVDVVADETTGYRVSVEQLEAARTERTKVLLFVSPSNPTGAVYSREQTEEIGRWAAEHGLWVLTDEIYEHLVYGGASATSLPVAVPELADRCVVVNGVAKTYAMTGWRVGWLIGPKDVIKAATNLQSHATSNVSNVAQAAALAAVSGDLTAVERMREAFDRRRRTIVRMLNEIDGVDCPEPEGAFYAYPSVKALLGREIRGRRPETTLELAGVLLEEAEVAVVPGEAFGTPGYLRLSYALGDDDLVEGVSRLQKLLGEAAG from the coding sequence ATGAGTGCCGCATCATCTTCCCCTGTCGGCCGCCGGGTCTCGGCCCGGATCGGCGCCATCTCCGAGTCCGCGACCCTGGCGGTGGACGCCAAGGCCAAGGCCCTGAAGGCCGCCGGGCGACCGGTGATCGGCTTCGGCGCCGGCGAGCCCGACTTCCCGACGCCCGAGTACATCGTCGACGCCGCCGTCGAGGCGTGCCGCACGCCGCGCTTCCACCGCTACACGCCGCCGGGCGGGCTGCCGGAGCTGAAGGAGGCGCTGGCCGCGAAGACGCTGCGCGACTCCGGGTACCGCGTGGACCCGGCGCAGGTGCTGGTGACCAACGGCGGCAAGCAGGCGATCTACGAGGCGTTCGCGGCGCTGCTCGACCCGGGCGACGAGGTCATCGTCCCCGCTCCGTACTGGACCACCTACCCCGAGTCGATCCGGCTGGCCGGTGGCGTTCCCGTGGACGTCGTCGCCGACGAGACGACCGGCTACCGGGTGTCGGTCGAGCAGCTTGAGGCGGCCCGCACCGAGCGCACGAAGGTGCTGCTGTTCGTCTCGCCGTCCAACCCGACGGGCGCGGTGTACTCCCGCGAGCAGACCGAGGAGATCGGCCGCTGGGCGGCGGAGCACGGCCTGTGGGTGCTGACCGACGAGATCTACGAGCACCTGGTGTACGGCGGGGCGAGCGCGACGTCGCTGCCGGTCGCGGTGCCCGAGCTGGCGGACCGCTGCGTCGTGGTGAACGGCGTCGCCAAGACCTACGCGATGACCGGCTGGCGGGTGGGCTGGCTGATCGGCCCCAAGGACGTGATCAAGGCGGCGACGAACCTCCAGTCGCACGCCACCTCCAACGTCAGCAACGTGGCGCAGGCCGCGGCGCTCGCGGCCGTCTCGGGCGACCTGACCGCGGTGGAGCGCATGCGGGAGGCGTTCGACCGGCGGCGCCGCACGATCGTGCGCATGCTGAACGAGATCGACGGCGTTGACTGCCCGGAGCCCGAGGGGGCGTTCTACGCCTACCCGTCCGTGAAGGCGCTGCTGGGCCGGGAGATCCGCGGCCGGCGGCCCGAGACCACCCTCGAACTCGCGGGCGTGCTGCTCGAAGAGGCCGAGGTCGCGGTCGTGCCGGGTGAGGCGTTCGGCACACCCGGCTACCTGCGGCTGTCCTACGCGCTGGGCGACGACGACCTCGTCGAGGGCGTCTCGCGGCTCCAGAAGCTGCTGGGCGAGGCCGCGGGCTGA
- the secE gene encoding preprotein translocase subunit SecE: MTDSVETPEPREPRGEGTGRRGRRAKRGPLGRLALFYRQVIAELRKVVWPSRRQLTTYTTAVIVFVVVVILILTVLDWGFSRVVEYVFG, translated from the coding sequence ATCACGGACTCCGTGGAGACGCCAGAGCCCCGAGAGCCCCGGGGCGAGGGCACCGGCCGTCGCGGCCGGCGCGCCAAGAGGGGGCCGCTCGGCCGCCTCGCCCTCTTCTACCGGCAGGTGATCGCCGAGCTGCGGAAGGTCGTCTGGCCCTCGCGCCGCCAGCTCACGACCTACACCACGGCAGTGATCGTCTTCGTTGTCGTCGTCATCCTGATCCTGACCGTGCTTGACTGGGGTTTCAGCCGCGTCGTCGAGTACGTCTTCGGCTGA
- the nusG gene encoding transcription termination/antitermination protein NusG, giving the protein MTGVSAASSSTSSADLTTSSESQEEAATVSDPNPYDAAPDAEVEDTARDTEATAEAADRPEADGAREVAEEPEQPVEEAEEPEPEQEQSAPVDPVAELREELRALPGEWYVVHTYAGYENRVKTNLEQRSVSLNVEDYIFQVEVPQEEVVQIKNGDRRTIRQNKLPSYVLVRMDLTNESWGVVRNTPGVTGFVGNAYDPYPLTLDEIVKMLAPEAEQKAAEQAAAEGGAPSAGRKVEVQVLDFEVGDSVTVTDGPFATLQATINEISPDSKKVKGLVEIFGRETPVELSFDQIQKN; this is encoded by the coding sequence TTGACTGGGGTTTCAGCCGCGTCGTCGAGTACGTCTTCGGCTGATCTCACCACCTCGTCCGAAAGTCAGGAAGAAGCAGCTACCGTGTCTGACCCGAATCCGTACGACGCCGCGCCCGACGCCGAGGTCGAGGACACCGCCCGCGACACCGAGGCGACGGCCGAGGCCGCCGACCGTCCCGAGGCCGACGGTGCCCGGGAGGTCGCGGAGGAGCCGGAGCAGCCGGTGGAGGAGGCCGAGGAGCCGGAACCGGAGCAGGAGCAGTCCGCGCCGGTCGACCCCGTGGCCGAGCTGCGCGAGGAACTGCGCGCCCTGCCCGGCGAGTGGTACGTCGTGCACACCTACGCGGGCTACGAGAACCGCGTCAAGACGAACCTGGAACAGCGTTCCGTCTCGCTCAACGTCGAGGACTACATCTTCCAGGTCGAGGTGCCGCAGGAAGAGGTCGTCCAGATCAAGAACGGCGACCGGCGCACCATCAGGCAGAACAAGCTGCCCAGCTACGTGCTGGTGCGCATGGACCTGACGAACGAGTCCTGGGGCGTGGTGCGCAACACCCCGGGCGTCACCGGCTTCGTGGGCAACGCCTACGACCCCTACCCGCTGACGCTCGACGAGATCGTGAAGATGCTGGCCCCCGAGGCCGAGCAGAAGGCGGCCGAGCAGGCCGCGGCCGAGGGCGGCGCCCCGTCGGCCGGCCGCAAGGTCGAGGTGCAGGTCCTCGACTTCGAGGTGGGCGACTCCGTGACGGTCACCGACGGCCCGTTCGCGACGCTCCAGGCCACGATCAACGAGATCAGCCCGGACTCCAAGAAGGTCAAGGGCCTCGTCGAGATCTTCGGCCGGGAGACCCCGGTCGAGCTGAGCTTCGACCAGATCCAGAAGAACTGA